In Candidatus Scalindua japonica, a single genomic region encodes these proteins:
- a CDS encoding cyclic nucleotide-binding domain-containing protein encodes MEILNSTTAQHILIAFIIGIISAFSLPLGTITSAFWKPGDRAIAFLMAFGGGALLAALTIDLVGSALEKGHFHILALGCIIGSFLFIGLNHIINDHGGFLRKASTTLYYIRRKGRKRFKRILSHVRRIDLFNNLPDDEVEKLASCLIRQEYPEGAMIYQNSDPSNYLFIIENGKVNLLDPENEMTPICNLERNDVFGGMAFFTDSPHATGAVAATHTSIWLLPKNEFEKLVRNTPDLSEKLRKFLTGDEVTEYLTKHQNMSLEISEKHSNRMIQHYWGKELSQNEEQKTETEFKTIIEGINRVPIFQKLPSEEVNKIAPLFFRKQHHKGYTFFHQDEQAERLYIIERGEVEMIDRESKTRMFITLTDYDAFGAMSFLTGAQHTMTAVAGKDTTVWVLQKQDFERLLEICPQFTRAVEDYIKQGEVSGYLTMKQHFDTNQAAQWTHKAVKNMESGKHIPSAREMIETAKEHTGAPIAIWLGIFLDGIPESLVIGAYMIHSSHISLSLIAGLFLSNYPEALSSSVGMRQQGMSFKRVLIMWTSLMIFTGIGAAFGNMFFANAPAMLFSFIEGIAAGAMLTMIAETMLPEAYFKGGSIVGISTLLGFLTPIYFKTME; translated from the coding sequence ATCCTCATCGCATTTATTATAGGTATTATCAGTGCTTTCTCTTTACCGCTTGGCACTATTACTTCTGCATTCTGGAAACCAGGAGATCGAGCCATTGCGTTTTTAATGGCCTTTGGAGGAGGAGCCCTTTTAGCCGCGTTAACGATTGATTTAGTAGGATCTGCTCTTGAAAAAGGTCATTTTCATATTCTGGCATTAGGATGTATTATTGGAAGTTTTCTTTTCATCGGGTTAAACCATATCATCAATGACCATGGAGGGTTTTTACGGAAAGCCTCCACAACCCTATATTACATTCGCCGGAAAGGAAGAAAACGTTTTAAACGAATTCTTTCTCATGTGCGACGTATCGATTTATTTAACAATCTACCAGACGATGAAGTTGAAAAATTAGCATCTTGCTTAATTAGACAAGAATATCCTGAGGGAGCAATGATTTATCAAAACAGTGATCCCAGTAATTACCTATTTATTATTGAAAATGGCAAGGTCAATCTTCTTGACCCTGAAAATGAAATGACCCCTATTTGCAATTTGGAGAGAAATGATGTCTTTGGAGGTATGGCTTTTTTCACGGATTCTCCTCATGCTACAGGAGCTGTTGCCGCCACACATACCAGTATATGGCTGTTACCAAAGAATGAGTTTGAAAAACTTGTTCGAAACACACCAGATCTTTCTGAAAAATTAAGAAAATTCTTAACAGGAGATGAGGTCACCGAATATTTGACCAAACACCAGAACATGTCTTTAGAAATTTCAGAAAAACACTCAAACAGAATGATTCAGCACTACTGGGGGAAAGAACTGTCACAAAATGAAGAGCAGAAAACAGAAACAGAGTTTAAGACAATAATAGAAGGGATTAATCGTGTCCCTATTTTTCAAAAACTACCATCAGAAGAAGTTAATAAAATTGCACCACTCTTCTTTCGTAAACAACATCATAAAGGGTACACATTTTTTCATCAAGACGAACAAGCTGAGAGGTTGTACATTATTGAACGTGGAGAAGTAGAGATGATCGACCGTGAAAGTAAAACGAGGATGTTTATAACCTTAACTGATTATGATGCTTTTGGTGCCATGTCTTTCTTAACAGGAGCGCAGCACACAATGACTGCAGTAGCAGGTAAAGACACTACTGTCTGGGTTCTGCAAAAGCAGGATTTTGAGCGTTTACTGGAAATATGTCCTCAATTTACACGTGCAGTCGAGGACTATATTAAACAGGGTGAGGTTTCAGGCTATTTAACCATGAAACAACACTTCGATACCAACCAGGCTGCCCAGTGGACACATAAAGCGGTAAAAAACATGGAATCCGGAAAGCACATCCCATCTGCCAGGGAAATGATAGAAACTGCCAAAGAGCATACTGGGGCACCAATCGCGATCTGGCTTGGTATTTTCCTGGACGGTATCCCGGAGTCGTTAGTAATTGGCGCGTACATGATCCATTCAAGCCACATCAGCCTATCATTAATAGCTGGATTATTTCTTTCCAATTATCCTGAGGCATTATCGAGTTCCGTGGGAATGCGACAACAAGGTATGTCCTTTAAACGGGTATTGATAATGTGGACTTCTTTGATGATTTTTACGGGTATTGGCGCTGCTTTTGGAAACATGTTTTTCGCTAATGCCCCCGCAATGCTCTTTTCATTTATTGAGGGAATCGCCGCCGGTGCCATGTTGACCATGATAGCAGAAACCATGCTGCCGGAAGCTTACTTTAAAGGAGGCTCTATCGTTGGTATTTCCACCTTACTGGGATTTCTCACTCCAATTTATTTCAAAACAATGGAATAA
- a CDS encoding RHS repeat-associated core domain-containing protein, with product MTWTDIPSTHIASLRIEHVGIDHTLEIPAIGAKRLTITYASGDNHPELRLEGALIASGTPTTLGNKYDMIIYIDHPYATNGGTYIDESSTYDNESGATYAIISNYGGASNGLLDKRQKLLSKQLYLGEPDTAEHVLGESLNVMGLTWMKQVSLTDRVLSELAGTVVIRHHNVGRMAQEAGYYIDIKTTTVSILSRRNTLEGDSDREAHFFISGSLASSFEHCVLEQKLGSDHPGVSTIKLLNATNIQGKKVFYANSSNFASVQSQIVNYSAGQIVELQSLVNAGRKIILPGDGKLNIGFGTWEGTGYISKWKNGLNLSIGMIISGDYAGGFNAVPGNVYNYYPELVESYEGDGIDLSQSGYLSNPTSIEPVDLATGAYLFDHTDISSGGQAPTGLSFRRSYNSALNLQDSVLVYGWTHNYDMRINQVNNGDPGLGLRLPVDASPAIVELFISLDLLKNRDDLQGWMAMSLSHKWLVDQMIDNVQNVRICAKILSYVERVDGGYTPPPRVTTRYYDSETGRFISEDPIGFAGGDLNLYAYVQNNPVILIDPSGLIPPRRIHDFGTTDLNFGYLASHEFLSNLSFGAGAAISGVIPGGQPLMPVFLGVSATAQSFVYWTVYWAGLSPHSVLLACPASCLMD from the coding sequence GTGACATGGACTGACATTCCGTCCACTCATATTGCTTCCCTGCGTATAGAACATGTTGGTATTGATCATACTTTAGAAATTCCTGCGATTGGAGCGAAACGTTTGACTATTACCTATGCATCGGGAGATAATCATCCCGAACTGCGTTTGGAGGGTGCGTTGATTGCGTCAGGTACACCGACAACTTTAGGCAATAAGTACGATATGATTATATATATTGACCACCCCTACGCGACCAATGGAGGCACTTATATAGATGAAAGTTCTACGTATGATAATGAAAGTGGGGCAACTTACGCGATCATTTCAAATTATGGGGGCGCTTCAAACGGGCTATTGGATAAGAGACAAAAATTATTAAGTAAACAACTGTACTTAGGTGAACCTGATACTGCCGAGCATGTACTGGGGGAATCTCTTAATGTTATGGGGCTGACATGGATGAAGCAGGTAAGTCTGACGGATCGGGTTCTAAGTGAATTAGCCGGGACAGTTGTTATACGGCATCACAATGTTGGACGTATGGCCCAGGAAGCAGGTTATTATATTGATATTAAAACAACTACGGTGAGCATTCTCTCACGTCGCAATACTCTTGAAGGAGATAGTGATAGAGAGGCCCACTTTTTTATAAGCGGGTCACTTGCCAGTTCTTTTGAACACTGTGTCTTAGAGCAGAAACTGGGTTCTGATCATCCCGGAGTGTCTACCATTAAGCTGTTAAATGCCACTAATATTCAAGGCAAGAAGGTGTTTTACGCTAACAGCAGTAATTTTGCTTCTGTGCAGTCTCAAATTGTAAATTATTCGGCCGGGCAGATCGTTGAATTACAATCTCTTGTCAACGCTGGTCGAAAGATTATTCTTCCCGGTGATGGTAAATTGAATATAGGTTTCGGAACATGGGAGGGTACCGGGTATATTTCTAAATGGAAAAATGGATTGAATCTATCAATAGGAATGATAATAAGCGGTGATTACGCCGGCGGATTTAACGCTGTGCCTGGTAATGTATACAATTATTATCCTGAACTGGTCGAAAGCTATGAAGGTGATGGTATTGATTTAAGCCAGAGTGGTTATTTATCAAACCCGACAAGTATCGAACCGGTTGATTTGGCTACAGGGGCATATCTATTTGACCATACTGATATATCTTCAGGAGGACAGGCGCCGACGGGATTGTCATTTCGTCGCTCTTATAACAGCGCTCTTAATCTACAGGACAGCGTATTGGTTTATGGGTGGACGCATAATTATGATATGCGTATCAACCAGGTAAATAATGGAGACCCGGGGTTGGGGCTTCGTTTGCCGGTGGATGCCTCGCCAGCTATTGTTGAGCTGTTTATATCTCTTGACTTACTAAAAAACCGGGATGATTTACAAGGGTGGATGGCAATGTCATTGTCACATAAGTGGCTTGTTGACCAAATGATTGATAATGTTCAAAACGTTAGGATTTGCGCTAAAATATTGTCATACGTGGAAAGGGTAGATGGTGGATACACACCGCCACCCAGAGTAACGACAAGGTACTACGATTCTGAAACGGGGAGATTTATCAGTGAAGACCCAATAGGATTTGCAGGTGGTGATCTTAACCTCTATGCGTATGTACAAAATAATCCGGTTATACTAATTGACCCTAGCGGTTTAATACCACCAAGGCGTATTCATGATTTTGGTACTACTGATTTAAACTTTGGCTATCTTGCGTCTCATGAATTTTTGAGTAATTTGTCATTTGGTGCTGGTGCTGCAATTTCTGGTGTCATTCCTGGAGGACAACCATTAATGCCTGTGTTCCTTGGTGTATCAGCAACGGCACAGTCTTTTGTTTACTGGACGGTTTATTGGGCGGGCCTTTCACCACACTCTGTTCTTCTGGCTTGTCCGGCAAGCTGTTTGATGGATTAA
- a CDS encoding IS1634 family transposase has translation MFLRCNERFKNGKNHRYWNIVENKRTSSGRIVQRQVLYLGEISDNQQDTWRKAIEVFEDGQEQPRQMHLFPQDTLSPSHNETQNAIHVKLNELQIKNPRQWGACWLFCELWDLLELDQFWSGKLLPGRKGTRWLNVFKTLTAYRLIDPGSEWRLHRLWYEQSAMADLLGEDYGLVQKDKLYRCLDKLVEHKEDLFSFLRQRWHNMFNARFDILLYDLTSTYFECDPPGAGLRKFGYSRDKRSDCVQVVIALIVTPEGFPLAYEVMPGNTKDSNTLEMFLQKVEGQYGKSNRTWLMDRGIPTDETIEKMKGSEYPIKYLIGTPKGRLTKLEKKFLDKPWEEVRDKVKVKLLKDDGELYVLVESADRVNKERAMRRRRLRKLLERLKQLQDQSNSRDKLLLKIGAAKKEAGRAYSLVKINLPDAKEVVNKETFTFSLDKDKLRKVMRKEGKYLLRSNLTATDPGLLWKQYMLLGEVEQAFKEMKGDLLIRPIHHQKDTRIEAHIFVAFQAYCLNVTLKQRLKWLAPGLTPRAVIEKFKKMQMLDVHFPTTDGKQLVLTRYTQPEKEHKMLLSQMKFNLPKQPPPKITSNLEAIVK, from the coding sequence ATGTTTCTAAGATGCAACGAACGATTTAAAAATGGTAAGAACCATAGGTACTGGAACATAGTCGAAAACAAGCGAACAAGCTCTGGTCGTATTGTCCAACGCCAAGTTCTCTACCTTGGCGAAATAAGTGATAACCAACAAGACACATGGCGTAAAGCAATAGAGGTATTTGAAGACGGGCAAGAACAACCCAGGCAAATGCATCTTTTCCCTCAAGACACACTCTCTCCTTCACACAACGAAACTCAGAATGCGATACATGTAAAATTAAATGAATTACAAATTAAAAACCCTCGTCAGTGGGGAGCGTGCTGGTTGTTTTGCGAGCTATGGGATCTCTTAGAACTAGATCAGTTCTGGTCAGGCAAACTATTACCTGGTAGAAAAGGAACACGCTGGCTAAATGTTTTTAAGACACTCACTGCCTATCGATTAATAGACCCCGGAAGTGAGTGGCGTTTACATAGATTGTGGTATGAACAAAGTGCCATGGCAGATCTATTAGGCGAAGACTATGGTTTAGTCCAAAAGGATAAATTGTATCGTTGTCTCGACAAACTCGTTGAGCATAAAGAAGATCTTTTCTCATTTCTCAGGCAGAGATGGCATAACATGTTCAATGCCAGGTTTGACATTTTACTTTATGATCTGACCAGTACATATTTTGAATGTGACCCACCTGGTGCAGGACTACGGAAGTTTGGATATAGTAGAGATAAGAGGTCAGACTGCGTACAGGTAGTGATAGCTCTTATTGTAACTCCAGAGGGCTTCCCTTTGGCGTATGAAGTGATGCCAGGCAATACGAAAGACTCCAACACGCTTGAAATGTTTTTGCAAAAGGTTGAAGGGCAATATGGGAAATCAAATCGTACGTGGTTGATGGATAGAGGGATTCCAACGGATGAAACAATAGAGAAGATGAAAGGTTCAGAGTATCCGATAAAATATCTCATAGGTACTCCCAAGGGTAGATTGACCAAGCTTGAAAAAAAGTTTTTAGACAAACCGTGGGAAGAAGTCCGAGACAAAGTAAAAGTAAAGTTACTCAAGGATGATGGAGAGCTGTATGTATTGGTGGAGAGTGCAGACCGTGTAAACAAAGAGAGGGCTATGCGTAGACGTAGGCTAAGGAAACTATTGGAGAGGTTAAAGCAGTTGCAGGATCAGAGCAACAGCAGAGACAAATTGCTATTAAAGATAGGGGCGGCCAAGAAAGAAGCGGGACGAGCATACTCGTTGGTAAAGATCAATTTGCCTGATGCAAAGGAAGTAGTTAACAAAGAGACATTTACCTTCAGCTTGGACAAAGACAAGCTTCGCAAAGTGATGAGAAAGGAAGGAAAGTATTTGCTTCGATCTAATTTGACGGCTACAGATCCTGGGCTACTTTGGAAGCAGTATATGTTATTGGGAGAAGTAGAGCAGGCGTTTAAAGAGATGAAAGGTGACTTGTTAATACGTCCAATTCATCATCAGAAAGACACAAGAATAGAGGCACATATTTTTGTTGCGTTTCAGGCCTATTGTTTAAATGTTACGCTTAAGCAGAGGTTAAAGTGGTTAGCTCCAGGACTAACACCAAGGGCCGTAATAGAAAAGTTTAAGAAGATGCAAATGCTTGATGTACATTTTCCGACTACTGATGGAAAGCAGCTCGTATTGACTCGATATACACAACCTGAAAAGGAACACAAAATGTTACTGAGTCAAATGAAATTTAATTTGCCCAAACAACCACCACCGAAAATTACATCTAATTTGGAGGCTATCGTGAAGTAG
- a CDS encoding universal stress protein, whose protein sequence is MKHILVTTDFSEEAGSAFDYAKEQFKLSGNEQSKITLLKIIDVVPPADIKFEYGLAIQDKKGVLEKAYKQASEKIRQIAEQQFAGLPVETVVIKPKKSVYHEIIQFAKSSNVSLIVMSTHGRTGVKHFFLGSVAERVVRSSPCPVMIVPAKM, encoded by the coding sequence ATGAAACATATTCTAGTGACAACAGATTTTTCAGAAGAGGCTGGATCCGCATTTGATTATGCGAAGGAGCAGTTCAAGCTTTCAGGAAATGAGCAGAGTAAAATTACCTTGTTGAAAATAATTGATGTTGTCCCGCCTGCAGATATTAAATTTGAATATGGATTGGCAATTCAGGACAAAAAGGGAGTGTTGGAAAAGGCATATAAACAAGCTTCAGAGAAAATCCGGCAAATTGCGGAACAACAATTTGCCGGTTTGCCCGTTGAAACGGTTGTTATTAAACCAAAGAAATCTGTCTATCATGAAATTATTCAATTTGCAAAAAGTAGCAATGTTAGTTTGATCGTAATGTCAACTCATGGAAGGACCGGAGTAAAACATTTCTTTTTAGGAAGTGTTGCTGAACGTGTAGTACGCAGCTCTCCATGTCCCGTCATGATTGTTCCGGCAAAAATGTAA
- a CDS encoding thiamine pyrophosphate-dependent enzyme codes for METRHYKNYKDISTEEHIAPGTPLCAGCGGLLALRLAHKVLGRNVVIVNAAGCFTLLSVYPYSPFESSWMYTAMACAPAGAQGIRDALDILIKKGKLRDDEDLKVVVLTGDGTANDIGLQSTSAAIHRGLDFYYFCYDNEAFSNTGFQMSSATPFGSKTNTSFPGKSNPEGTIQRKKDLFEIWRSQKPPYIATISPSHSTDLSSKFEKASMIKGPKLFITFSPCPPGWSYGASKSVEVGKLAVQTGIWPLKEAVDGVVEHTVVPEFKPVEEYLKTQNRYDHLFEPVKQVGVINTIQKDVDDYWKCYPNNGK; via the coding sequence ATGGAAACCAGGCATTATAAAAATTACAAGGATATCTCTACGGAAGAGCATATTGCACCTGGAACACCCTTATGTGCTGGTTGTGGTGGGCTTTTAGCGTTAAGGTTAGCACATAAGGTCCTGGGCAGGAATGTCGTTATTGTAAACGCTGCCGGCTGCTTCACACTGCTTTCCGTTTATCCTTATTCACCTTTCGAATCATCATGGATGTATACCGCGATGGCCTGCGCGCCGGCAGGGGCCCAGGGTATAAGGGACGCACTGGATATACTTATCAAAAAAGGAAAACTCAGAGATGATGAAGACTTGAAGGTTGTTGTCCTCACGGGAGATGGTACGGCAAATGACATAGGGTTGCAATCCACTTCTGCGGCAATACATAGAGGATTGGATTTTTATTATTTCTGTTATGATAATGAGGCGTTTTCTAATACCGGCTTTCAGATGTCGAGCGCTACACCGTTTGGTTCAAAGACAAATACATCTTTTCCAGGCAAGTCTAACCCTGAAGGCACTATCCAGAGGAAAAAAGACCTGTTTGAAATATGGAGATCACAAAAGCCTCCTTATATTGCTACTATTTCACCATCACACTCTACAGATCTCTCAAGCAAATTTGAAAAGGCTTCCATGATAAAAGGCCCAAAACTTTTCATTACTTTTTCACCTTGCCCTCCGGGATGGTCTTATGGTGCTTCAAAATCTGTAGAAGTTGGGAAGTTGGCGGTACAGACTGGTATATGGCCGCTTAAAGAGGCGGTTGATGGAGTTGTTGAGCACACGGTAGTACCAGAATTTAAACCGGTAGAGGAGTACCTCAAAACACAAAACAGATATGATCACCTGTTTGAGCCGGTCAAACAGGTGGGTGTGATAAACACTATCCAGAAAGATGTTGATGATTATTGGAAGTGTTATCCAAATAATGGTAAATAA
- a CDS encoding pyruvate synthase, translating into MVKEMLTGNLAAAWGARLAEVDYVPAFPITPQTEIIESLSKWINNGVMNAKFTNMDSEHSMITAAGTAAATGARVFSATSSQGLLYGFEMLYNIAGWRVPLVLINVSRAISAPITLEPDHNDILSARDTGIIQIHVETCQEILDTILMAYRISEDERVLLPVLINMDGFYLSFTREPVLIHDSNEIRKFLPEYHPKHAFFKASKPMAQGVAVLGGSAYSYFKYQLHLASLNAIEVYKEVANDFKEIFGRSYPAVEAFMMEGAEYVLVMSNSFAIKGKAAVKSFREKGLRVGLLRLRLIRPFPKTELRLFLNGKKAVAVIDQNISPGSGGIFFNDISETLYHEKQRPDVLLSFIGGLGGKDISLVEFRYIIDEMKKSVETGIIPETQLLYTEKDLRQIDKLQKIAGKI; encoded by the coding sequence ATGGTAAAAGAGATGTTAACCGGGAATCTCGCTGCAGCATGGGGGGCCAGACTCGCAGAGGTTGATTATGTACCGGCTTTTCCCATCACTCCTCAGACAGAGATAATAGAATCGCTTTCTAAGTGGATAAATAATGGAGTGATGAATGCAAAATTTACTAATATGGATTCTGAGCACTCAATGATAACTGCTGCGGGTACTGCCGCCGCTACCGGTGCAAGGGTGTTCTCTGCAACATCCAGCCAGGGCTTATTGTATGGTTTCGAAATGCTGTATAATATTGCCGGATGGCGCGTGCCTCTGGTTCTCATTAATGTGTCACGTGCGATTTCAGCTCCAATCACATTGGAACCAGACCATAATGATATACTCTCTGCAAGGGATACCGGCATTATTCAAATACATGTAGAAACCTGCCAGGAAATTCTGGACACGATATTAATGGCATACAGAATTTCAGAAGATGAAAGGGTGCTCTTGCCTGTTTTGATTAATATGGACGGGTTTTATCTTTCGTTTACCAGAGAGCCTGTGTTAATACATGATAGCAATGAAATAAGGAAATTTCTACCTGAATATCACCCAAAGCACGCATTCTTTAAGGCATCAAAGCCTATGGCACAAGGAGTAGCTGTGCTGGGAGGGAGTGCCTATTCGTACTTCAAGTATCAACTGCATTTAGCTTCCTTAAATGCCATAGAGGTATATAAAGAGGTTGCAAATGATTTTAAAGAGATATTTGGCAGATCGTATCCGGCCGTTGAGGCGTTTATGATGGAAGGTGCTGAATATGTTCTGGTAATGAGTAACTCTTTTGCCATTAAAGGTAAGGCGGCAGTAAAGAGTTTCAGGGAAAAAGGTTTAAGGGTTGGGCTTCTGAGGTTGAGGCTTATCAGACCTTTTCCAAAGACAGAACTCAGATTATTCCTGAATGGTAAGAAAGCAGTGGCAGTTATTGATCAGAATATCAGTCCGGGGTCAGGCGGGATCTTCTTTAATGATATATCAGAGACTCTATATCACGAAAAACAACGGCCTGATGTACTACTCTCTTTTATTGGAGGGTTGGGTGGTAAAGATATCAGTCTGGTGGAATTCCGTTACATAATTGATGAAATGAAAAAAAGTGTAGAAACCGGAATAATTCCTGAAACTCAACTGCTTTATACTGAAAAAGATTTGCGTCAAATAGACAAATTACAGAAAATTGCGGGGAAGATATAA
- a CDS encoding 2-oxoacid:acceptor oxidoreductase family protein yields the protein MDDVDKFTCPCCSYIVKILMVQNKNTILKNIRFHGRGGQGMKTASRIVGTASFIGGYFAQDFPVYGAERRGAPIIAFTRLSDNPILERGIIVNPDINIIADETLLKDSAANVLQGTWDGTITFVNTHYTASHVKDTYQVSGKIAVVDITDIALKIINKPVLSSVAAASACKLTGIISRDYLQEAVIKELTDINLKKEVIDKNVQAALTCFDNTPSISSPDLKFSEEENENKVVQLEYADARVGSARVYESGNTIMKKTGNWRFFKPVIDHDRCSRCRACFVHCPHSCISLDESGYPHIDYDNCKGCFTCMDECPKKVITKEREVRAW from the coding sequence ATGGACGACGTGGACAAATTCACTTGTCCGTGCTGTTCGTATATTGTTAAAATACTAATGGTACAAAACAAAAATACAATTCTAAAGAATATAAGATTTCACGGTAGAGGTGGGCAGGGTATGAAGACTGCCAGCAGGATAGTAGGTACTGCATCATTTATCGGGGGATATTTTGCCCAGGATTTTCCCGTATATGGTGCGGAGAGAAGAGGGGCTCCGATTATTGCTTTTACGAGACTCTCTGATAATCCCATACTGGAGAGGGGTATAATTGTTAATCCTGATATCAATATTATAGCAGATGAAACATTACTGAAAGATAGTGCGGCAAATGTGTTACAGGGAACTTGGGATGGTACAATAACATTTGTTAACACCCACTATACAGCTTCACATGTTAAAGATACGTATCAGGTAAGTGGAAAAATTGCTGTAGTTGATATAACAGATATTGCGCTGAAGATTATAAACAAACCAGTTCTCAGCAGCGTTGCGGCAGCTTCAGCATGTAAATTGACAGGAATTATTTCAAGAGATTATTTACAAGAGGCCGTCATCAAAGAGTTGACTGATATAAACCTGAAAAAAGAGGTTATTGATAAAAATGTCCAGGCTGCTCTTACCTGCTTTGACAACACACCGTCCATCTCTTCTCCTGATTTAAAATTTTCAGAGGAAGAAAATGAAAATAAAGTAGTACAGTTGGAATATGCTGATGCCAGAGTTGGGTCAGCCAGAGTATATGAGAGTGGAAATACAATTATGAAAAAAACCGGTAATTGGAGATTTTTCAAACCCGTTATTGATCATGACAGGTGTTCCAGGTGCCGAGCGTGCTTTGTTCACTGTCCTCATAGCTGTATCTCTCTTGATGAATCCGGTTATCCTCATATTGATTACGACAACTGCAAAGGTTGTTTTACCTGTATGGACGAATGTCCAAAAAAGGTTATTACAAAAGAACGTGAGGTAAGGGCATGGTAA
- a CDS encoding acetate--CoA ligase family protein — MVVETSKNREVEKIVDKIVASGRIAALPDESLAMVELYGIDVPDYALVKTVEDAVAVSKEIGFPLVLKIASQDAQHKSDVGGVFIDLKNVEEVEMNYYKAIDNLKKNVPDAEVEGVFLQKQIPEATQLIVGGICDEQFGPAVMFGLGGVFVELYKDVSFRIAPVTEAEALEMINGIKAYPVLSGYRGARKIDIGQVAKTIISISELVTNCSIIKEVELNPLFAYEKSVKAVDARVILK, encoded by the coding sequence ATGGTTGTTGAAACTTCAAAAAACCGTGAAGTGGAAAAGATTGTAGATAAGATCGTGGCTTCTGGCAGAATAGCCGCACTTCCTGATGAATCTCTGGCGATGGTTGAGTTGTATGGGATTGATGTGCCTGATTACGCCTTAGTTAAAACTGTTGAAGATGCGGTGGCAGTATCTAAGGAAATCGGATTTCCTCTTGTTTTGAAGATCGCTTCACAAGACGCACAGCATAAGAGTGATGTTGGAGGTGTGTTTATTGATCTAAAAAATGTAGAGGAAGTGGAGATGAATTATTATAAGGCTATAGATAATCTGAAAAAAAACGTGCCAGATGCCGAGGTAGAGGGGGTTTTCTTACAAAAACAGATACCTGAGGCAACTCAACTAATCGTAGGCGGCATTTGTGATGAACAGTTTGGTCCGGCAGTAATGTTTGGTCTGGGAGGAGTGTTTGTAGAACTCTATAAAGATGTATCCTTCAGGATTGCACCGGTAACTGAAGCTGAAGCACTTGAGATGATAAATGGGATTAAAGCGTATCCTGTTCTGTCGGGCTATAGAGGTGCCAGGAAAATTGATATAGGACAAGTGGCTAAAACAATTATTAGTATTTCTGAGTTAGTAACAAACTGTAGTATTATAAAGGAAGTGGAACTTAACCCGTTATTTGCTTATGAAAAATCCGTTAAAGCTGTTGATGCAAGGGTTATCTTGAAATAG